In Naumovozyma dairenensis CBS 421 chromosome 2, complete genome, the following are encoded in one genomic region:
- the CUR1 gene encoding Cur1p (similar to Saccharomyces cerevisiae BTN2 (YGR142W) and YPR158W; ancestral locus Anc_3.506), with the protein MFSFYNSPTLFDTLPIFQQLSNQPESYDNLTYYPSDIKRRRTNNNIISSGTQHHAKKTSLSYSLNQKDDESTMVLSLMKRIPKHIFTNSINEKIKDLKEQNYNPTYNIIEDSFGNQYYMEVGITPKEDELLTKRIMNKLDISAMEKQIVKDSFKDYQLELNHRGDELRIQSCKDQIAQDLDLPHEFDDFNILEFKIDNDNENDSYDLAILKIGLTLDGNKKTSRPQHHRHRHHHSHHSTHKKSRHSSYHKSSNSNDDSGSFPQHLKEAKNEKKNIVIHSPILEEIDDEEVAKYNDSLLWIPSGNAIVEEAI; encoded by the coding sequence atgttttcattttacAATTCCCCAACTCTTTTTGATACTTTACCAATATTTCAACAACTCTCTAACCAGCCCGAATCATATGACAATCTCACTTATTATCCATCGGATATCAAGAGAAGGAGaacgaataataatatcatttcAAGCGGAACACAACACCATGCAAAGAAAACATCTCTAAGTTATTCCTTGAATCAAAAGGATGATGAAAGTACTATGGTTTTATCCTTAATGAAACGTATACCGAAACATATCTTCACAAATTCtatcaatgaaaaaattaaagatttgaaagaacaGAATTATAATCCAACTTATAACATCATTGAAGATTCATTTGGtaatcaatattatatggAAGTAGGAATTACTCCTAAAGAAGACGAGCTTCTTACGAAAAGAATTATGAATAAATTGGATATCTCCGCGATGGAGAAGCAAATCGTTAAAGATTCATTCAAAGATTATCAATTAGAGTTGAATCATAGAGGTGATGAACTTAGAATTCAAAGCTGTAAGGATCAAATAGCACAGGATTTGGACCTTCCTcatgaatttgatgatttcaatattttagaatttaaaatagataatgataacgaGAATGATTCATATGATCTCgcaattttaaaaattggaTTGACTCTTGATGGAAACAAGAAAACTTCTCGCCCTCAacatcatcgtcatcgtcatcatcactCCCATCATAGCACGCataaaaaatcaagacATTCATCATATCACAAATCAAGTAATAGTAACGATGATTCTGGTAGTTTCCCCCAACATCTAAAGGAAGCGaagaatgaaaagaaaaatattgtgATTCATTCCCCAATTTTGGAAGAAATagacgatgaagaagtCGCCAAATACAATGATTCTTTATTATGGATACCCAGTGGTAATGCCATTGTCGAAGAGGCCATATAA
- the NDAI0B05980 gene encoding uncharacterized protein has product MRYSIFIFAIITSLSNIVLGDSETFGIVDTNPHSTLQGNSVGDINGYVAFTAGENTLVAVVTDQGNLKFNNSRYAVHLEDGTFKTGSESDASTGFSIHNAALEYKGSALFYGTPLNRTTVLSTKANNNNSSMVTLDTLSSTDIPIVDFIPGNSTTNNTTNNTTNNTANNTTNNTANNTTNNSTNNTTSSTSSSSSAVSSHSSENGAITHAPAIWMGLLALLL; this is encoded by the coding sequence ATGAGATATTccatttttatatttgCCATTATCACGTCTCTCTCCAATATTGTTTTAGGTGACTCTGAAACTTTTGGTATAGTTGACACTAATCCTCATTCAACTCTTCAAGGAAATAGTGTTGGTGATATCAATGGTTATGTTGCATTCACCGCCGGTGAAAATACCCTGGTTGCCGTTGTTACAGACCAAGGTAACttaaaattcaataatagcAGATATGCTGTTCATTTGGAAGACGGTACTTTTAAAACTGGTTCCGAAAGCGATGCTTCTACTGGTTTCAGCATTCACAATGCGGCATTGGAGTATAAAGGAAGTGCTCTCTTTTATGGTACTCCTCTTAATAGAACAACAGTATTATCGACTAAAGcgaacaacaacaattctTCTATGGTTACGCTAGATACATTAAGTTCTACTGATATTCCTATCGTTGACTTTATTCCTGGAAATAGCACAACTAACAATACAACTAACAATACAACTAACAACACAGCTAACAATACAACTAACAATACAGCTAACAATACAACTAACAATTCAACTAACAATACTACGTCAAGTACTAGTTCTAGTTCTAGTGCGGTCTCTTCACACAGCTCAGAAAATGGAGCAATAACTCATGCACCTGCTATTTGGATGGGTCTATTAGCTTTACTATTATAG
- the CHO1 gene encoding CDP-diacylglycerol-serine O-phosphatidyltransferase (similar to Saccharomyces cerevisiae CHO1 (YER026C); ancestral locus Anc_3.513): MASPYPFNTTTITNNNNEMSPEEIPLEPSPPLSRRPSSIFSIDTTPLAPPNDTDIQKFTSDDYHFNMIRNLHLADYITMLNGFSGFYSIISCLRFTLTDKPHYVQRAHFFIFLGMCFDFLDGRVARLRNRSSLMGQELDSLADLVSFGVAPASVAFAIGFRTTIDVVILSFFVLCGLTRLARFNVTVNQLPKDTTGKSKYFEGLPIPTSLLLVLGMALMVHYDHILDNIPLGLIRDGKVFEFHPIILLFFIHGCGLISKSLKIPKL; the protein is encoded by the coding sequence ATGGCCTCTCCCTACCCTTTCAATACCACTACTAtcactaataataataacgagATGAGTCCCGAAGAAATACCCTTAGAACCAAGTCCTCCATTAAGCAGAAGACCTTCTTCAATCTTTTCCATCGATACTACTCCATTGGCTCCTCCGAATGATACcgatattcaaaaatttacTAGTGACGATTATCATTTTAACATGATAAGAAATCTCCATTTAGCAGACTATATCACCATGTTAAATGGATTTTCAGGGTTTTATTCCATAATAAGTTGCTTAAGATTTACTCTAACTGATAAACCACATTACGTTCAAAGAGCtcatttctttatatttttaggTATGTGTTTTGATTTCCTTGATGGGAGAGTAGCAAGATTAAGAAATAGATCTTCTCTAATGGGTCAAGAATTAGATTCATTAGCTGATTTAGTATCATTCGGTGTAGCTCCCGCTTCTGTGGCATTCGCTATTGGATTTAGAACTACCATTGATGTCGTTATCttatctttctttgttcTTTGTGGATTAACAAGATTAGCAAGATTTAATGTCACTGTTAATCAATTACCAAAAGATACTACTGGgaaatccaaatattttgaaggCTTACCGATTCCAACTAGTTTATTATTGGTCCTTGGAATGGCTTTAATGGTTCATTATGATCATATTTTGGACAATATTCCATTAGGTTTAATAAGAGATGGGAAAGTTTTCGAATTCCACccaattatattattattctttattcaTGGATGTGGGTTAATTTCCAAGAGTTTGAAAATTCCGAAATTATAA
- the GPH1 gene encoding glycogen phosphorylase (similar to Saccharomyces cerevisiae GPH1 (YPR160W); ancestral locus Anc_3.510), whose amino-acid sequence MVSTSTANDMITEEPSSPRQIPRLTRRLTGFLPNEIKSIDTMIPLKSRALWNKHQVKKFTDGEDFQDRFIDHVETTLARSLYNCDDLAAYEATSMSIRDNLIIDWNKTQQKFTTRDPKRVYYLSLEFLMGRALDNALINMDIKDEETKDSTGDSNNTEKPKEDSRKVISGALDELGFKLEDVLEQEPDAGLGNGGLGRLAACFVDSMATENIPAWGYGLRYQYGIFAQKIIDGYQVETPDYWLNFGNAWEIERNEVQIPVTFYGYVDRPESKSSTLEPAQWIGSERVLAVAYDFPVPGFKTNNVNNLRLWQARPTTEFDFAKFNSGDYKNSVAQQQRAESITACLYPNDNFEQGKELRLKQQYFWCAASLHDIVRRFKKSKRPWSEFPDQIAIQLNDTHPTLAIVELQRVLVDSEKLDWHEAWDIVTHTFSYTNHTVMQEALEKWPISLFGHLLPRHLEIIYDINWFFLKDVAKKFPKDMDLLSRISIIEESNSERQIRMAFLAIVGSHKVNGVAELHSELIKTTIFADFVKFYGPSKFVNVTNGITPRRWLKQANPKLAALISKTLNDPNEDYLLNMANLTELSKFVDNKDFQKEWDEVKLHNKIRLADLIKKLNDGVDIIDREHINETLFDIQVKRIHEYKRQQMNIFGVIYRYLAMKTMLENGAAIEEVAKKFPRKVSIFGGKSAPGYYMAKLIIKLINSVAEVVNNDPEIEDLLKVFFIPEYNVSKAEIIIPASDLSEHISTAGTEASGTSNMKFVMNGGLIIGTVDGANVEITREIGEDNIFLFGNLSENVEELRYNHQVHTQDLPADLEKVLEYVANGTFSPENPNEFKPLVDGIKHHGDYYLVSDDFDSYIATQELVDQVFHENKDEWLKKSILSVANIGFFSSDRCIEEYADTIWNVEPVKN is encoded by the coding sequence ATGGTCAGTACTAGTACCGCCAATGATATGATCACGGAGGAACCAAGTTCCCCAAGACAAATTCCTCGTCTTACAAGAAGATTAACAGGGTTCTTGCcaaatgaaatcaaatcaattGATACCATGATTCCCTTAAAGTCTCGTGCTTTATGGAATAAACATCAAGTTAAGAAATTTACAGACGGTGAAGATTTCCAAGATAGGTTCATCGACCACGTGGAGACCACTTTAGCTAGATCTTTATACAATTGTGATGATTTGGCTGCTTATGAAGCTACTTCAATGAGTATTCGTGATAATTTGATCATTGATTGGAATAAGACTCAACAAAAATTCACCACTAGAGATCCAAAGAgagtttattatttatcttTGGAATTCTTAATGGGGAGAGCTTTGGATAATGCTTTGATTAATATGGATATAAAAGATGAGGAAACTAAAGATTCCACGGGAGATTCTAACAATACTGAAAAACCAAAAGAAGATTCAAGAAAAGTTATTAGTGGTGCTCTGGATGAATTAGGGTttaaattagaagatgtATTGGAACAAGAACCTGACGCAGGGTTAGGTAATGGTGGGTTAGGTCGTCTAGCTGCTTGTTTTGTTGATTCGATGGCTACTGAAAATATCCCCGCTTGGGGGTACGGGTTGCGTTATCAATATGGTATCTTTGctcaaaaaattattgatggTTATCAAGTGGAAACACCAGACTATTGGTTAAATTTTGGTAATGCTTGGGAAATTGAACGTAATGAAGTTCAAATTCCTGTTACTTTCTATGGTTATGTGGATAGACCTGAATCAAAGAGTTCTACTTTAGAACCTGCTCAATGGATTGGTAGCGAAAGGGTTCTTGCTGTCGCTTACGATTTCCCAGTCCCTGGGTTCAAGAcaaataatgttaataatttaagaTTATGGCAAGCTCGTCCAACAACTGAATTTGATTTCGCCAAATTCAATAGTGGTGATTATAAAAATTCTGTTGCTCAACAACAACGTGCTGAATCCATTACCGCTTGTCTATATCCAAATGATAATTTCGAACAAGGTAAAGAATTAAGAttaaaacaacaatatttcTGGTGTGCTGCCTCTTTACATGATATCGTTAGGAgatttaagaaatcaaagagACCATGGAGTGAATTCCCTGATCAAATTGCTATTCAATTGAACGATACTCATCCAACTTTAGCCATTGTGGAATTACAAAGAGTTCTTGTCGATTCAGAAAAATTAGATTGGCATGAAGCTTGGGATATCGTTACACATACTTTCTCCTACACAAATCATACTGTCATGCAAGAAGCTTTAGAAAAATGGCCAATTAGTTTATTCGGACATTTATTACCAAGACATTTGGAAATCATTTACGATATTAATTGGTTCTTCTTAAAGGATGTTGCAAAGAAATTCCCTAAGGATATGGATTTATTATCACGTATTTCTATCATTGAAGAGAGTAATTCTGAAAGACAAATTAGAATGGCTTTCTTAGCTATTGTAGGTTCTCATAAAGTTAATGGTGTTGCTGAATTGCATTCTGAATTAATTAAGACTACTATTTTCGCTGATTTCGTTAAATTTTATGGTCCATCTAAATTCGTTAATGTTACTAATGGTATTACTCCAAGAAGATGGTTAAAACAAGCAAATCCAAAATTAGCTGCCTTAATTAGTAAGACATTGAATGATCCAAATgaagattatttattaaatatggCTAATTTGACTGAATTGAGTAAatttgttgataataaagatttcCAAAAGGAATGGGATGAAGTTAAATTACATAATAAGATTAGATTAGCTGATTTgattaagaaattaaatgatggTGTTGATATCATTGATAGAGAACATATTAATGAAACTTTATTCGATATTCAAGTTAAACGTATTCACGAATATAAACGTCaacaaatgaatatatttggTGTCATTTACCGTTATTTAGCCATGAAGACCATGCTTGAAAATGGTGCTGCTATTGAAGAAGTGGCAAAGAAGTTCCCACGTAAAGTCTCCATCTTTGGTGGTAAGAGTGCTCCAGGTTATTATATGGctaaattgattattaaattaatcaattctGTTGCTGAAGTGGTTAATAATGATccagaaattgaagatttattgaagGTTTTCTTTATTCCTGAATATAATGTTTCTAAAgctgaaattattataccTGCTAGTGATTTAAGTGAACATATCTCCACCGCAGGTACTGAAGCTTCTGGTACATCTAATATGAAATTTGTCATGAATGGTGGTTTGATTATTGGTACAGTTGATGGTGCTAATGTGGAAATTACAAGAGAAATTGGTGaggataatattttcttattcGGTAATTTGAGTGAAAatgttgaagaattaaGATATAACCATCAAGTTCATACACAAGATTTACCAGCTGATTTAGAAAAAGTCTTGGAATATGTCGCCAATGGCACATTTTCTCCAGAAAAtccaaatgaatttaaacCTTTAGTTGATGGTATCAAACATCATGGTGATTACTATTTAGTTAgtgatgattttgattccTATATTGCTACTCAAGAATTGGTTGATCAAGTTTTCCATGAAAATAAGGATGAATGGTTAAAGAAGTCTATTTTAAGTGTCGCTAATATTGGTTTCTTTAGTAGTGATCGTTGTATTGAAGAATACGCTGATACTATTTGGAACGTCGAACCTgtcaaaaattga
- the KRE6 gene encoding beta-glucan synthesis-associated protein KRE6 (similar to Saccharomyces cerevisiae SKN1 (YGR143W) and KRE6 (YPR159W); ancestral locus Anc_3.508) codes for MVVRNLTNPHNFSSLSLDNNNNANNNNNSDPFLSDTQSPPPLLNMDDSSNDNDLNQQQHQIKRASNPFIASDEEGYVNNSDSNSSIHYQKNANRENSEISLLHNTNNMNTNNNGVSEYKGYYSKNGSSVNNKLPENSFLLPPQQKSFPSSTSLSTGISTNDILSPPAFDRYPVVGSRVPSMIHGQQQNNNNNNNNQYSSSPNITKNSSSSPGIESKSSFVSNNPFLGEQDFSPFGGYPTSSFPLLKDEKEDDDHLHNPDPEEEARLDKRRFMDDFKNMDKKSFGGLMGIFLLFIAIIMIFIVLPALTFTGVTDHPDPVPQVIEYLTLYQYPQLSAIRTNLVDDDTPSNAYSRQALDGSYWKLVFSDEFNANGRTFYDGDDQYWTAPDIHYDATKDLEWYSPDASTTVNGTLKLRMDAYKNHNLYYRSGMIQSWNKLCFTQGIIEISANLPNYGRVTGLWPGLWTMGNLARPGFLASTEGVWPYSYESCDAGITPNQSSPDGISYLPGQKLSACTCDGEDHPNPGVGRGAPEIDIIEGEVDTVIGVGVASQSLQVAPFDIWYIPDYDYIEIYNFTTTVMNTYCGGPFQQAVSAVSTLNTTWYEFGPDAGYYQKYAIEYLNDNDDGYIRWFVGDTPTYTIYAKALHPNGNIGWRRISKEPMSIIMNLGISNNWAYIDWQYIFFPVTMSIDYVRIYQPNDTVSITCDPTDYPTYDYIQDHLVAYTNPNLTNWKDAGFTFPKNSLTGNCQSSKFKALS; via the coding sequence atggttgTAAGGAATCTAACAAACCCGCATAATTTTAGTTCGCTAAGTCTggacaataataataatgctaacaataataataatagtgatCCCTTTCTATCTGATACGCAATCTCCACCtccattattaaatatggATGATAGtagtaatgataatgatctaaatcaacaacaacatcaaataaaaagagCTTCAAATCCATTTATTGCAAGCGATGAAGAAGGTTATGTAAATAATTCagattcaaattcttccatacattatcaaaaaaatgCAAATCGTGAGAATAGcgaaatttctttattacaTAACACCAATAATATGAAtacgaataataatggtgtCTCAGAATATAAAGGTTATTACTCGAAAAATGGTAGTTCAGTAAACAATAAACTTCCAGAAAATTCATTCCTCTTACCTCCACAACAAAAATCTTTCCCATCTTCCACTTCATTAAGTACGGGAATCTCAACTAATGATATCCTATCGCCACCTGCATTCGATAGATACCCTGTAGTTGGTTCAAGAGTGCCATCTATGATTCATGggcaacaacaaaataataataataataataataatcaatattcttcttctccaaATATTACgaaaaattcttcatcatcacctggtattgaatcaaaatcatctttCGTTTCTAACAACCCTTTCCTAGGTGAACAAGATTTTTCACCATTTGGTGGATATCCAACATCTTCATTCCCTCtattaaaagatgaaaaggaagatgATGATCATTTACATAATCCTGAtccagaagaagaagcacGTCTTGataaaagaagatttaTGGATGATTTTAAAAACATGGATAAAAAATCATTCGGTGGGTTAATGGGTATCTTTTTGCTTTTCatagcaataataatgatcttCATCGTATTACCAGCATTAACTTTCACTGGTGTTACTGATCATCCTGATCCTGTACCACAAGtcattgaatatttaacCTTATATCAATATCCTCAATTATCCGCAATTAGAACAAACCTAGTGGATGATGATACTCCAAGTAATGCTTATTCAAGACAAGCATTAGACGGCTCATATTGGAAATTAGTCTTTTctgatgaatttaatgCTAATGGGAGAACTTTTtatgatggtgatgatcAATATTGGACTGCTCCAGATATTCATTATGATGCCACCAAGGATTTAGAATGGTATTCTCCTGATGCTTCCACCACAGTGAATGGTACTTTAAAATTAAGAATGGATGCATATAAGAATcataatttatattatagATCGGGTATGATACAAAGTTGGAATAAATTATGTTTCACTCAGGGGATCATAGAAATTTCTGcaaatttaccaaattATGGTAGAGTCACTGGGTTATGGCCCGGTCTATGGACAATGGGTAACCTTGCAAGACCTGGCTTTTTAGCAAGTACTGAGGGTGTTTGGCCTTATTCTTATGAATCTTGTGATGCTGGTATAACACCAAATCAAAGTTCACCTGATGGGATTTCTTATTTACCAGGTCAAAAATTAAGCGCATGTACTTGTGATGGTGAAGATCATCCAAACCCTGGTGTAGGAAGAGGTGCTCCtgaaattgatattataGAAGGTGAAGTGGATACAGTCATTGGTGTTGGTGTTGCATCTCAATCATTACAAGTAGCTCCATTCGATATTTGGTATATCCCAGATTATGATTacattgaaatatataactTTACTACAACTGTTATGAATACATATTGTGGTGGACCATTCCAACAAGCTGTTTCTGCAGTGTCTACATTAAATACTACATGGTATGAATTTGGTCCAGATGCTggttattatcaaaaatatgccattgaatatttgaatgataatgatgatggttATATTCGTTGGTTTGTTGGTGATACACCAACTTATACTATATATGCTAAGGCATTACATCCAAATGGTAATATTGGTTGGAGAAGGATTAGTAAAGAACCAATGTCaattattatgaatttAGGtatatcaaataattgGGCTTATATTGATTGGCAATACATTTTTTTCCCAGTAACAATGTCAATTGATTATGTGAGAATTTATCAACCAAATGATACAGTTTCTATTACATGTGATCCAACTGATTATCCAACGTATGATTATATTCAAGATCATTTGGTTGCTTATACGAATCCTAATTTGACCAATTGGAAAGATGCAGGGTTCACATTCCCAAAGAATTCATTAACTGGTAATTGTCAAAGTTCAAAATTCAAAGCATTATCATGA